GCAGTGCCAATCCAGTCTTTCATAATGCTGTACAGGTTTTGTGCGCCTTCATAACCCGGACGTGGTTCGAAGAATGCATAGTTGAGTTTGTCGCCTTCAATTTGCTCGGGGCTCCAAATCACATCCATGGCATCACTTTCGTTCACTTTGTAACGCAGCTGGTTGATGTACCAATCGATACCCAGCAGGCTATAGTTAATGACCCGCACATCACGACGAATACCCATTACTTCTTGTGCATACCACAACGGATACGTATCGTTATCTCCAAAGCTGAAGAGGATGGCATTGGGGGCACAACTGTTGAGGTAATCCACCGCCAAATCTGGCGCCATGGTTTTGTTGCTCCGGTCATGATCGTCCCACTCTTGTGCTGCCATCCACAATGGTGCTGCCAGCAAAGTGATGGCGATGGCACCAGTGGCCATGGTCTTTTCTGATTTCAAGGCTTTTACCAGATAGAAAATACCCGCTACAACTGCTGTGCCAAACACACCCAATAAGGCAACTCCTACAAAGGCTTTACCATCACTGGTTCCTATTGATGCACTCATAGCAGCCACGAGATAAATAACACCGGCACCAATCAATATTTTCTGTAATAGTTTCTGCGCATTTTCTTTTGCCAGCAATACAAAGGCTGGCACTGCCAAACCAATCCACACTGCAAACGCATAGAAGCTACCCACATATGCATAGTCACGTTCACGTGGCTGATTGCCCGCCTGGTTGAGGTACACTACAATAGCCATTCCGGTAAAGAAGAACAACAGTCCGTTTACCAAAAAGTCTTTGCGGTGACGATAGTATTGGAAGAATAAACCAAACAAACCCAGAATGAGCGGTAAGCCCAGCAGTTTGTTGTTAGCCTTATTGTTTTTGATGGTTTCGGGCATGGCGCTTTGCGGGCCATAAATCAAATCATCAATGAAAGAGATACCGGTAATCCAGTTGCCGTCCCGAACGTTGCTGGCATACACACCCTGAATATCGTTTTGCTTACCCGCAAAATTCCACATGAAATAGCGCAGGTACATCCAGTAGGTTTGATAACCAACGAAGAAGCGGATGTTATCGGCAAAAGTGGGGCGGCGTTCGTAGGGGCCGGTTTCGGGGTTCTGCATTTTCGGATCATCGGTGCGGCCAATACCCAGCACATCGGCATAGTAGTTGGCATGCTGCTGATCGTTGCTGCGGTCCCACACACGGGGGAAGAACATCATATCAGCCGGGTCGTACACTTCTTTTACATCATTACCCAGCTCAATGTATTTGTCTTTGCTTTTCTGATACCGCATGGCACCTTCTTCGCGGCTGGTGTTGCGGCTTTGTGCAGTAAACACTTGTCCGTATACCAACGGAAAATCGCCATACTGCTCACGACCCAAGTAGCCCACCAAACTCATAGGGTTGTCTACATTGTACATGTCCACACCGGGGTCGGCGCTGGAGCGAATCATGGTGGTGAGGTAAGAAGAATATCCAATGAGCATGAAGGTGAGGCACCACAAACCCAAACGCAGATAGTACCAGCCTTTTTTGGCAGCCATGCGCAAGCCAAACCAAATAGCCACCGCCAGCAATACAAAGAAGGTAGTGAAGCCACTGAAGAAAGGCAGGCCAAAATCATTAACAAACAAAATATCGAAATGTCCAGCGCCTTTGATGCTGTACTGAATCACAAACTTTTGTACCACACCAGTAATAACGCAACCAATCACAAATGCCCAGAATGTGCCCCACTTGGTAACGGTGTACCGCTTGAAGTAATAAATCATCACAATGGCGGGGATGGTCAACAGGTTGAGCAGGTGAACGCCAATGCTGAGGCCCATCATGAAGAAGATGAACACAATCCAACGGTCGGCATTGCTATGGCCGGTGCCTGCATCGGTGCGGGCATCTTTATCTACCTGATGCTCCCACTTGAGCATGGCCCAAAATACCAATGCGGTAAAAAATGAACTCAACGCATATACTTCGCCTTCTACGGCGCTATACCAAAATGAATCGCTGAAAGTATAGGCCAACGCACCTACTACACCAGCACCCATAATAGTGAGGGCTTGTGGTTGGGTAATGGTTTCCACCACGGGATTTACCAGTTTGCGGGCAAAGTGCGTAATGGTCCAAAACAGGAAGAGAATGGTAAAGCTGCTGGCCAGAGCACTCATGATGTTGACAGCTTTGGCGGCAGTAGCCGGATCATCGCCAAACAGCACAATGAAAAAACGGCCGATGAGTACAAACATGGGGGCACCCGGCGGGTGTGGAATTTGCAACTTGAAACAGCTGGCTACAAACTCACCGCAATCCCACAGGCTGCCGTTTTTTTCGGCAGTCATAATGTACACGGCACTGGCAATGAGGAACACGATCCAACCTACAACGTTGTTCAACCGGTTAAACTTCATATCAATTCAGATTAGCATTTACAGCCCGGGCATACCTCGGGCTGCTCGTTGGTTTTAAAGTGGTGGCGAATATAGTTAATGGCCGCTATGGCGAATACATATTTACCCACCGTTGGGCGTTAAAATTCAATAGAAAGCATATTGATGCAAAACCGCCTGTAAACAAGTCGGTTTTCCGTGGCAATTAGTCGCAATTGCAGGGCCACTCCTGCCCCAGGTCAATCACTGTTACCACGGTTACTTCATCGGCACAAGGAGCAAAAATGATGCGGACCCGCTGGCCATCGTTGGTTCGGCCTTCCACGGCATATTTACGGTTGCAATCGCTACGGTTGCCAATGTCGCTTTTCTTGTAGTTGATGTCGCCATTACGCAAAATGTCTTTTACCTCGGCCTGCGTAATGTGGCGGCACTCCATGCGGCAGCGGGCATGCTTGCTGTAGTTGATTTGTGAAGGATTACGGTTGAGGCCCCGCTGGTCGCTGTTGGATGTATTGCGGGTCGTTTCTTTTCGGGTGGTGGGCCTTGGATCGGTGCCGTTGGGGTTGCACTGGCGCACTACCAGCCAGGCAATGCCCAGCAGCACCAGCGCCAGCACCGGCGCAAAACGATTGGCTTTCTTTCGGGTAACAGACATGCTGCAAAATATGGCTGATTTCTGATGTCAGATGTCTGATTTTTACCACAGAGGACATGGAGGTTTACACAGAGAAGCGCAGAGGATTGTTGAAGGCTTCGTTAAGCTTTGACCTTTCTGCCTTTTGCCCTAAGCCTTTTGCTTTCTGCTTTAAGCCTTTTGCTTTCATCCGCTTACCTTTGCCGCCCTTATGCTGGCAGCTACCAAAAAGAAGACCGTTGCTTTTCACACCCTCGGGTGTAAGCTCAACTTTTCGGAAACCTCCACCCTCAGCCGTCAACTTGAAGCCGACGGTTTTGAGAAGCGGGAGTTTACCGATGTGGCCGACGTGTACGTGATCAACACCTGCAGCGTAACCGACAATGCCGATAAAGAATGCCGGCAACTGGTGCGCCGCATACAGCGCAAAGCTCCCGAAAGCCTGGTGGTGATTACCGGCTGCTACGCCCAGCTCAAGCCCAAAGAAATAGCCGACATACCCGGCGTTGATTTGGTTCTGGGTGCTGCCGAAAAATTCAACATTACCAAACACATAGCCGAACTGAGCAAGGGCGACAGCACCCGCATCAGCAGCTGCGATATTGAGGCCGTGAGCGGCTTCAACAGCAGCTGGAGCCAGGGCGACCGTACCCGTACTTTTTTAAAAGTGCAGGACGGCTGCGATTACAGCTGTAGTTTTTGCACCATCCCCATGGCCCGGGGCAAAAGCCGCAGCGACAATGTGGCTAACGTGGTAGCCAATGCCGAAAAGCTGGCTGCCGAAGGCGTAAAAGAAATTGTACTAACCGGTGTCAACCTCGGCGACTTTGGCAAAGGCCCCGATGGCAACCTCAAATACGAAGAAAACTTCTTCGACCTGGTAAAAGCGCTGGATAAGGTGGAAGGCATCAGCCGCTACCGCATCAGCAGCATTGAGCCCAACCTGCTTACCGACGAGATCATTGATTATGTAGCACAAAGCCGTGCATTCATGCCGCATTTTCATATACCCCTACAAAGCGGCAGCGATACCATTTTGGGTATGATGCGCCGCCGCTACAAACGCCAGCTGTATGCCGACCGTGTGACCCGCATCAAACAGCTGATGCCCCACTGCGCCATTGGTGTGGATGTGATTGTGGGCTTCCCCGGCGAAACAGATGCGCATTTTAAAGAGACTTTCGACTTTTTGCACAGCCTCGATGTAAGTTACCTGCACGTATTTACGTACAGCGAAAGAGACAATACCAAGGCCTTGGAAATTGCTGATGTGGTGCCTGTGTCAGTACGCAACGACCGCAACAAAACATTGCGCAACCTCAGCTACATGAAGCAGCAATATTTTACCGAACAGCACAAAGGACAAACCCGTACCGTGCTGTTTGAAGGGCATGAAAAAGGCGGCATGATGGAAGGCTATACCGACAACTACATCCGTATACAAACCCCCTTCCGTGCAGAGTGGGCCAACCAGTTGGTGGACTGGACGATTTAGGAAAATCTTTTTCTTATTCAATCATCCTGCTTTCTTAGAAAGCAGCAATCATTCTTTTTGCCAAAGCCAAACCGCGATGATCCAAAATTGCAACGCACTGAGGATGATTTTCCAATGGAGGCTGAGCCCGCCCACCAAGAGTACCATAAACGCCAGCGTACCCATGAGCACAATGCTGGTGCGGGTTTGCCAGCGGCGGGGCTTTGAGGCAAACACCGTGTACAGCATCAGCAGCTGTCCTAAAAAGGGCAGCAACACCAAAGGATGCATCAATGTATTTACGGTGTCTTTTTGCAGGGTAATGATTTGCCATTCTATCTGTGCTACAAAAGCATGCTGCCGTTTACCCCACTCGAGGTAAAGGCATAAAAAGAAAGCAACAAACCTACCCGTAATACTTTCACTGGCATACCGAAAGCTACTGCGGTTTGGCACGAGCAGGCATGAGAAATAACAGGATTTGCATTGACTAGAAAATATCTACCATCAACAGCAGCATTTTTATTGATTTGATACTTATACTTACATTGCTTAAGGATGAATGGAAATATTTCGAGAGTATTTATTATTGGTTTCAACGCCATCCCTATCATTGGAGCAGCCTTTTACGGCTGGATTCCATTTGATATTTTTTGGCTGTTTTGGGTAGAGACTTTAATCATTGGATTGTTTAACGCCTTGCGCATTCTACTGAGCCAAGGCAACGACAAGGCAATGCCTTTTACACAAGGACTGAAACATTGGAACGTAAAAAAATCATTCAAATACCTGATGACAAGGGTATTCATTTTTTTGTTTTATGCCCTATTCATCATCGTATTTATTGGTTTGCTCGCTAATCCAAATAAAACAGATACCGGATTTTTACAAACACTGGCATTTGCCAATCCTCTATTCAATCTGGCGTTGATATTGGCAGTAGTAGTTCAGTCCATTTACCTCATCAAAAATTTTTTAATGAGCAAAGCCTATTACTATGCCAGCCCCGACAGCTATGCAGCCATTTTTGATGCAAGACAAATAGTTATTCATATTGCAGTTGTTATTGGGGCGGTTGGTTCGGCGTTTCTATTCGACCACAGTTCGCCTCATAATTACGGTGCCATTTTTATGATGAGCATTTTGTGTGTAGCAAAATGCGTGTATGAATTGTTCTTTGTAAGCGACAACGATTTTCAGCAACTACCTTCTGGCAACATCACGATGTGATGCTTTGATTAAAATCGAACCGGGAAATGCTGTTTCACTTTAAAGTCTTTGCGAAACAAGGCGATGCCGATAAAAAATAAATCGATGGTCATGGTTACCCGTTCATCGGCTATTACCTGCTGCCACGCTTGTTCCATTTCGGCACTCCAGTGCACATCGTCGAATACCACGATGCTATATTCATGCAACAACGGATAAGCCTGTTCGAAATAACGAATGGTTGGCTCGTAGCGATGATTGCCATCAATGTACAGCAAATCGATGGGCGCTGATTGCTGCAGCAATGCAGGAAAAGTATCATCAAAATTGCCCACCACCTGATGGATGTTGTGTAGCTGCAATTGCTGAAAGCATTGTGTCGCCAGCTCCGCAATGGCCGGAGCACCTTCTAGCGTATGCAGTTGCTTTGTATGCGGCGATGATGCGAGGTAGGCACTGGTAACGCCCAATGAGGTACCGAGTTCTACAATGTTGTTGCAGGCGTAAAAACGGGCCATGCGATGCAGCAGTTGCGCAAATTTCTTCGGCTTCAAAGCAGCGGCAGCAATGGATTGCACACTGCGCTGTTTGGTAGCACCGGTTCGGCTGCCGGCACCAAAATCTTGAATCGTCAATACCTGCTCGTTGGCCAGCAACTGGCGGCGCCATTGCTCAATGGGTGTATAGCAATTGTATACCTTTTTGTCGTTCAGCACTTTGATGATGAACTCAAACACAAAAGGTGAATGCACACCGTGGCCTTGGCCATTGTGGGCATGCCAATAGTACTGCAGGTATTTTTTGCCTAACTGAAAAGCGTTGTACATCCTTGTGGCTTAGCCTTGTTTGCGTTCCCAAATTTCGATGGTATGCGGCAGTTTGTTTTTTTCATCCGGTGCAAAGTCTTGAGCTTTTACCAGCTGCCATTCGTCCCATTTCACCCCATCAAAAAACACATCGGCGTCATCATAACGGGCATGTACACGGGTAATGTAAATCCGTTCTGCTATCGTCAGCGATTCTTTGTAAATCTGACCACCACCAATCACGAAGATTTCCTTCGTGTGCAGCTGCCGGGCTTTTTCAATGGCATCAAACAAGTTGGCGCATACTTCGGCTCCTTCGGCCTTCCAATCGGGCTGGCGGCTGATAACAATATTGGCCCGGCCTTGTAAAGGTTTGCCCAACGATTCCCAGGTTTTACGCCCCATAATCACAGGCATAGCCCAGGTGGTGTTTTTAAAAAACTTCATGTCGTTGGGCAGGTGCCACAAGAGGTTGCCCTCTTTTCCGATGGCGTTGTTTTCGGCGGCGGCTACTATGATTGAGATTGTCATTTCTGATTGATTGAATGGTTGAAGCGTTAAGGAGTTGACTTGTTGACGAGGTGACGAGTTAACCACTTGATTACATCCCTATTCCTAATGAACTAATCAACGAGTCAACCTATCAACGTTCCTACACCTACACCGCCACCGGCGCTTTTATGCCCGGATGGCATTGATAGTTTTGCAACTCAAAATCGGCATAGGTAAAATCAAAAATGCTTTTTACCTCCGGATTGATACGCATGTGCGGCAAGGCAAATGGCGTTCGGCTCAACTGCAATTCGGCTTGCTCAAAATGGTTGCTGTACAAGTGCACGTCGCCAAACGTATGTACAAAGTCGCCGGGTTCCAGATTGCATACCTGCGCCATCATCATGGTGAGCAATGCATAAGAAGCAATGTTGAAAGGCACACCCAAAAACACATCGGCACTGCGCTGGTACAACTGGCAGCTCAGCTTGCCGTTGGCCACATAAAACTGAAACATATTGTGGCAGGGCATCAATGCCATCTTGGGTAGGTCGGCCACATTCCATGCACTCACAATGAGGCGGCGGCTATCGGGGTTGCGTTTGATTTCTTCCACCACCCAGCTCAACTGATCCACGGTTTGACCGTCGGCACCTTCCCAGCTGCGCCATTGCTTGCCATACACCGGTCCGAGGTTGCCTTCGGCATCAGCCCATTCATCCCAAATGCTTACGCCGTTTTCTTTCAGGTATTGAATATTGGTTTCGCCTTTAATGAACCAAAGCAGCTCATGTATGATAGACTTGAGGTGTACTTTTTTAGTAGTGACCAACGGAAAGCCTTCGGCCAGATTGAAACGCATTTGATACCCAAATACGCTGCGGGTGCCCGTGCCGGTGCGGTCTTGCTTATCGGTGCCGTTTGCAATGATATGTCGGAGTAAATCGTGGTATTGTAGCATGGGCGCAAGTTATTGCTTTCGGGCAGGCAGCAGCCAAGCTTCTCCACCCCGTGAAATGAATGTGGAGAATGCAACTCTTCTCCGAAATGATTGTTAATGCTATGACAATCAACGGCATTTAGCAAATCCTCAACGCCGCATGGCACAAAACTTGAATAATTTACCCCAACAGGCAGGCGATACAGACAGCTGTAGGTTTGTACCCTGCATGTATTAACTTAAAGCACATTATCAAATTCACCCTCTATGAAAAAATCCTTTCTCGCAGCCGGAGTTGCTGCCATCCTGAGCCTTGCTGCCACACAAACACAAGCTCAAGTATCGCTGGGCCTCAAAGGCGGTGCCAACGTGAGCAACCTCAACGGTCTTACCGTCAACAATTTTGAAACCAATGCAACCGTTGGTTTTCACATTGGTGGCTACGCTGCTTTCAATCTCGGCCGCAACTTTGCCATCCAGCCCGAACTCATGTATTCCACACAAGGTGCCAAGCTGGAAAACTCCACTTCTTCCGAAAACCTGAAGCTGAATTATTTCAATGTACCGGTGATGGCCAAGTTCATTACCAACAGCGGCTTTTACTTTGAAGCTGGTCCGCAAGTGGGTTTCCGTACTGGCGACGTTACCATCAACAGTAGCCAGGAAGACCTGAAATCAGGCGATTTCAGCGTAGCCGGCGGTCTCGGTTTTGTAGGTAAAAAACAAGGCTTCGGACTCGGTGCCCGCTACAACGTAGGTGTTTCAAAAATTGGTGATGCCAACTCTACCGCTATTCAAAACGCCGATTACAAAAACGGTGTACTCCAAATAAGCCTCTACATGCGGTTGTTTGGTGGGGGTAAACTCAAAAAATAACGCCCACGCATTGTTGCTACAGCATAAAAAATCCCGCCAGCATTTGTTGGCGGGATTTTTTTGCCCCTGTTGTTCGCCTGACCAACAGGGAAAGTAGTAATTACATGATATGCAGCTTTCAACTTTGCTTTGTTTGTCGGGCGACCAACAAAGGCGCAAATGCTTATTTCACACCACGGCGAATGATTTCCTTTTTGATAAACATGAGCTCACGGCCGGTTTGACCACCTACGCTGCTGTTTTCCTGAGCACGGCGCATGAGGTATGGAATCACTTCTTCAATAGGACCAAACGGCAGGTATTTGCTCACATTACAACCGGCCTTAGCGAGGTTGAACGTGATGTTGTCGCTCATGCCAAACAGCTGGCTAAAATGTACCCGCTCATGGTTAATGGGTAACCCTTTTTTCTGCAGTAAATCCACCGCCAGTTTATTGCTGTGTTCGTTGTGTGAAGCCAAAATCAACGAGCACTGGTCAAGGTGATCGATGCAGAGTTGTACTGCTTCATCGTAGTCGCGGTCGGTACTTTCTTTATCGGGCTGAATGGGCGAAGGATAGCCCATGTCTTCGGCACGTTTGCGTTCTTTTTCCATGTAAGCGCCACGCACCAGCTTGGCACCCACCACAAAGCCCCGCTCCTTACCAGCTTCCATCATGCTGCGCAAAAAAGCCAACCGGTCGTGGCGATACAGCTGCAGCGTGTTGTACACCAAACAAACGCCCTTGTTGTATTTGTCCATCATCAGCATTACCAACGCATCCACGGGATCTTGTATCCACGTTTCTTCGGCGTCAATGAGTACGCCCATGTTTTGCGCCATCGCATGTTGGCAAATGCTTTCTGTACGGGCCACTACCCGGTTCCACTCTTCCCTTTCCTGCGGGGTAAGCTGGCTGAGTGCTGCTTCATATCGCTTAACCAAGGTACTGGTAGAACGATGCATGAAGTCATCGAGTTTTTCGAGCAATGCAAAGCGGGCAATGCCGGTCACTTTTACACTCATGAAAGGAATATTGGGCTGCGTACCTGCATAGTCAATCACGTTGATGAACTGCTGCATGGTATGGTCGAAGCTGCTTTCTTCCTGTCCGCCTTCGGCGCCATAATCCAATATTACCTGTACATGGTGCTGCCCCAGCAAATCCACCACAGGTTTGGTTTCTTCGAGTGTTTCGCCACCTACAAATTGTTTGAAAATGGTTTTGCGGATGATGCCTTTTATAGGCAAACCACTTTTGATAGCCCAGGGTGTAATGCGGGTACCCAGCTCTACCAACCACTGATAGCCCATGCTGCTAAACAAAAACTGGGCTTGTTTCAGGTCTTTGTCCGACTTGTATTTGAAGGCGTTTTCGGTGTTCTCAAAATTGAGGGTCACCTTTTGTACGGTTGTATCCATAAAATATCAGGCTGCAAGTTGAGGCTGCAAAATAAGCGGAAACAGCAGAACCGAAACCTGACGAAGCACAGGTGTGGGAAAACGCAGGCACTTGCTGCTACAAAAAACCGAGGCGGTAACTAAAACACAATGCGGCCATCGAGTTTTTCCAACTGTCCGCTCATAGCATCGCCCAGCGGTATGCTTGCTTTCAACTGCTTGCCGTTGGTGCTGGCATTGCCGATATTCGATTCTTTGATGTTGGCTGGCGCATCAACTTTCAATACATAATTGGCGTTGGGCATCATTGCAAACATGGCTGACATGGATGGATCTGCGGCCTTATCTTCAGCCATCATTTCCGTACGGCGCAGGAGTTCTCCATTTTGCAGCGCATAATGCATCACCTGCGGAAAAAATGCACCCAAACCCGGCGTTCCTTCTTGCCCGGCCATATTACCCACTTTGGGTAAATACTGCATCATATAGGCAATCTCATCCAGTTGATTGAACTGCAATGAAAAATTGAAAATGAAAACAGAATCTTCTTCACTGGCTTTGATGCTGGAGGTCACTCTTTCCCAAAATGCAGGATTCTCCAACCCAGCTTTAACCGCTTCTGCTTTCAGGTTGATCGATCGTATCCACATTGCCCAATGCTTTCATGGGATTGTCTTCTCCACCCGCTTGCTCCAGCAGCGCTTTGGCTGTGGGGGCTTTGTACATGCCACTCATGTCGATGCTGATGGTGAACAGACCGCTGCCATCTTTGCGCAGTTGCAGCCATTCTTCAATTTCCAAACAACTGGTGCAGCTAAAAGCCAACAATACGAGCAAAGCGAGGATGGGACGATTCATGTGATGAAACTGATTTGAGGAAAACAAATATTCCGTTTTTCATTGGAATTAAATGGAAGGCAGTTTATTGCAACTCAAATTATTTACGATGCAACTCTCCCTTGCTCAAATTGCCATTGTAGTACATGATTACGACGAAGCCATTGCCTTTTATTGCGGAAAGCTGGGCTTTACCCTCATAGAAGACACGGTAATGAGTGCCAGCAAACGTTGGGTAGTGGTATCGCCCAACGATGGTAACGGTTGCAGATTGCTGCTGGCAAAAGCTGCTAATGAAGAACAGGCCAGCCGGGTGGGCAATCAAACCGGTGGCAGGGTGTTTCTTTTCTTGCACACCAGCAACTTTGATGCGATGTATAACAGGCTGCTAGAGCAGCAAATCACCATTGTACGACCACCCTCCAGCGAAGCATACGGACGGGTTTGTGTGTTTGCCGATGGCTACGGCAACCTCTGGGATTTGATTGAACCTGCAGAATGATGCTTTTCAAAACATGAGTTACGATACTGCACAGGCCAGGAAGCCTGCACAAGGTCAGCGGTAATCCTAAATCATCTGCGATAATCCGCGTCCCGTTTGCATTTACTGCAAATACTCCTTCGCCATTACATCATACAATTCCAACAGTTGATTGCTTTGGCCTTTGTCGTCGAAAAACTTTTCCCAGGTGCTGAGCGGTTCCCAAATGCAAGTGCCCTTGCCCCTGCCACCGGGCACAGAAAATGCCAGCTTGTTCACCTCCGTTTTTCGGTGCGAATATTCCACCACCATCACATCTTTCTGAAACTGCTTCGACAGCAATGCCAGGCTGTTTTCCAAATCGCTGAGCGTACCATGCCAGCGTGGATAGTATGACAATCCAATCACATCAAAATGAACACCACGGCGTTGCATTTCCTGCACAAAAAAAGCGGCTTCATCGTATTGGCCACCGAGTGCCACATGCATCATCATGATGGTATTAGGTGCTACTGTTTTTACCGCCGCTGTGCCAGCCATCAGCAACTGCGCCAGGCTATCCGGGTGTTGAATATTGCCTTCGGGCCACACAATACCATGATTGATTTCGTTGCCCACCTGCACCATATCGGGCAACGTGTTTTGGGCTTTCAATGCTTCCATCACAGTTTTGGTGTAGTTGTACAAAGAGGTTTGCAACGTGCTAAAATCCTGTCCTTTCCATGCCGCAGGTTTGTATTGTTTGCCGGGATCAGCCCAATAATCACTGTAATGAAAATCGAGCAGGAGTTGCAGACCCGCTGCCTTCACCCGCTTGGCCATGGCCAGTGTATTTTTTAAATCGCAAAAGCCTTGTTGGGGAGAATATCCGCCTTCATTAGCTGGCTCATTAAAAACACGTAGCCGTACATAGTTAATCCCATGATCTTTCAAAATAGCAATGGCATCTTTCTCCACGCCTTTGTCGCTAAAACGCATACCCTTGG
The Phnomibacter ginsenosidimutans genome window above contains:
- a CDS encoding DUF4258 domain-containing protein, translated to MSVTRKKANRFAPVLALVLLGIAWLVVRQCNPNGTDPRPTTRKETTRNTSNSDQRGLNRNPSQINYSKHARCRMECRHITQAEVKDILRNGDINYKKSDIGNRSDCNRKYAVEGRTNDGQRVRIIFAPCADEVTVVTVIDLGQEWPCNCD
- a CDS encoding glycosyltransferase family 117 protein, with the translated sequence MKFNRLNNVVGWIVFLIASAVYIMTAEKNGSLWDCGEFVASCFKLQIPHPPGAPMFVLIGRFFIVLFGDDPATAAKAVNIMSALASSFTILFLFWTITHFARKLVNPVVETITQPQALTIMGAGVVGALAYTFSDSFWYSAVEGEVYALSSFFTALVFWAMLKWEHQVDKDARTDAGTGHSNADRWIVFIFFMMGLSIGVHLLNLLTIPAIVMIYYFKRYTVTKWGTFWAFVIGCVITGVVQKFVIQYSIKGAGHFDILFVNDFGLPFFSGFTTFFVLLAVAIWFGLRMAAKKGWYYLRLGLWCLTFMLIGYSSYLTTMIRSSADPGVDMYNVDNPMSLVGYLGREQYGDFPLVYGQVFTAQSRNTSREEGAMRYQKSKDKYIELGNDVKEVYDPADMMFFPRVWDRSNDQQHANYYADVLGIGRTDDPKMQNPETGPYERRPTFADNIRFFVGYQTYWMYLRYFMWNFAGKQNDIQGVYASNVRDGNWITGISFIDDLIYGPQSAMPETIKNNKANNKLLGLPLILGLFGLFFQYYRHRKDFLVNGLLFFFTGMAIVVYLNQAGNQPRERDYAYVGSFYAFAVWIGLAVPAFVLLAKENAQKLLQKILIGAGVIYLVAAMSASIGTSDGKAFVGVALLGVFGTAVVAGIFYLVKALKSEKTMATGAIAITLLAAPLWMAAQEWDDHDRSNKTMAPDLAVDYLNSCAPNAILFSFGDNDTYPLWYAQEVMGIRRDVRVINYSLLGIDWYINQLRYKVNESDAMDVIWSPEQIEGDKLNYAFFEPRPGYEGAQNLYSIMKDWIGTADFQKMYNAQGEYIPVYPSNTFYVPVDKAAVVKNGTVKATDAIVDTIAFQVPKQVMLKNDLAVLAVIAGNNFKRPIYFTSKFDELGFQNYLRRDGMTYRLVPVANEEVNTEWAYEKMMKEFKFGNAEKAGVYFDEENRRHLNNLRQAYADVAVSLAANGQKDSAQKLLQRVDQMMDSTNMPYGLASRYALHNQTSLMLMEAAYRAGEEKLAKKIGAAVRKDLTEQMAYFAAIGDQRAERMTLEVQRTQMMLQMLDQMEEVLKRNNTPVVEGPVKIGGDTNAQPASK
- the mtaB gene encoding tRNA (N(6)-L-threonylcarbamoyladenosine(37)-C(2))-methylthiotransferase MtaB, yielding MLAATKKKTVAFHTLGCKLNFSETSTLSRQLEADGFEKREFTDVADVYVINTCSVTDNADKECRQLVRRIQRKAPESLVVITGCYAQLKPKEIADIPGVDLVLGAAEKFNITKHIAELSKGDSTRISSCDIEAVSGFNSSWSQGDRTRTFLKVQDGCDYSCSFCTIPMARGKSRSDNVANVVANAEKLAAEGVKEIVLTGVNLGDFGKGPDGNLKYEENFFDLVKALDKVEGISRYRISSIEPNLLTDEIIDYVAQSRAFMPHFHIPLQSGSDTILGMMRRRYKRQLYADRVTRIKQLMPHCAIGVDVIVGFPGETDAHFKETFDFLHSLDVSYLHVFTYSERDNTKALEIADVVPVSVRNDRNKTLRNLSYMKQQYFTEQHKGQTRTVLFEGHEKGGMMEGYTDNYIRIQTPFRAEWANQLVDWTI
- a CDS encoding DUF6498-containing protein, which translates into the protein MNGNISRVFIIGFNAIPIIGAAFYGWIPFDIFWLFWVETLIIGLFNALRILLSQGNDKAMPFTQGLKHWNVKKSFKYLMTRVFIFLFYALFIIVFIGLLANPNKTDTGFLQTLAFANPLFNLALILAVVVQSIYLIKNFLMSKAYYYASPDSYAAIFDARQIVIHIAVVIGAVGSAFLFDHSSPHNYGAIFMMSILCVAKCVYELFFVSDNDFQQLPSGNITM
- a CDS encoding dihydrofolate reductase codes for the protein MTISIIVAAAENNAIGKEGNLLWHLPNDMKFFKNTTWAMPVIMGRKTWESLGKPLQGRANIVISRQPDWKAEGAEVCANLFDAIEKARQLHTKEIFVIGGGQIYKESLTIAERIYITRVHARYDDADVFFDGVKWDEWQLVKAQDFAPDEKNKLPHTIEIWERKQG
- a CDS encoding O-methyltransferase encodes the protein MYNAFQLGKKYLQYYWHAHNGQGHGVHSPFVFEFIIKVLNDKKVYNCYTPIEQWRRQLLANEQVLTIQDFGAGSRTGATKQRSVQSIAAAALKPKKFAQLLHRMARFYACNNIVELGTSLGVTSAYLASSPHTKQLHTLEGAPAIAELATQCFQQLQLHNIHQVVGNFDDTFPALLQQSAPIDLLYIDGNHRYEPTIRYFEQAYPLLHEYSIVVFDDVHWSAEMEQAWQQVIADERVTMTIDLFFIGIALFRKDFKVKQHFPVRF
- a CDS encoding thymidylate synthase — its product is MLQYHDLLRHIIANGTDKQDRTGTGTRSVFGYQMRFNLAEGFPLVTTKKVHLKSIIHELLWFIKGETNIQYLKENGVSIWDEWADAEGNLGPVYGKQWRSWEGADGQTVDQLSWVVEEIKRNPDSRRLIVSAWNVADLPKMALMPCHNMFQFYVANGKLSCQLYQRSADVFLGVPFNIASYALLTMMMAQVCNLEPGDFVHTFGDVHLYSNHFEQAELQLSRTPFALPHMRINPEVKSIFDFTYADFELQNYQCHPGIKAPVAV
- a CDS encoding porin family protein — protein: MKKSFLAAGVAAILSLAATQTQAQVSLGLKGGANVSNLNGLTVNNFETNATVGFHIGGYAAFNLGRNFAIQPELMYSTQGAKLENSTSSENLKLNYFNVPVMAKFITNSGFYFEAGPQVGFRTGDVTINSSQEDLKSGDFSVAGGLGFVGKKQGFGLGARYNVGVSKIGDANSTAIQNADYKNGVLQISLYMRLFGGGKLKK